Proteins encoded within one genomic window of Sphingosinicella ginsenosidimutans:
- a CDS encoding Lrp/AsnC family transcriptional regulator, whose protein sequence is MNENPHLDEIDRRIVRALQRDASLSHAALADHVGASAASVWRRVRALERAGVLGATVRLADPARLGRSVNVMCQVRMHRQTTDARAEFEQFISAREEIVECYAMSGEWDYLLRIAVRDVADYDRFIRQGVLAHPSVANAASNFALRQVKYTTEIPV, encoded by the coding sequence CCGCACCTCGACGAGATCGACCGGCGAATCGTCCGCGCGCTTCAGCGCGACGCCAGCCTCAGCCATGCCGCGCTCGCCGATCATGTCGGCGCCTCGGCCGCCTCGGTGTGGCGGCGGGTGCGTGCGCTGGAGCGCGCCGGGGTCCTCGGCGCGACCGTCCGCCTCGCCGACCCCGCCCGCCTGGGCCGCAGCGTCAACGTGATGTGTCAGGTCCGCATGCACCGCCAGACGACCGACGCGCGCGCCGAATTCGAGCAGTTCATCTCCGCGCGCGAGGAGATCGTCGAATGCTATGCGATGTCCGGCGAGTGGGATTATCTCCTGCGCATCGCGGTCAGGGACGTGGCCGATTACGACCGCTTCATCCGCCAGGGCGTGCTGGCCCACCCGAGCGTCGCCAACGCCGCGAGCAACTTCGCGCTCCGCCAGGTCAAATACACCACGGAGATTCCGGTATAG
- a CDS encoding c-type cytochrome, whose translation MRHLILCAFGIVGVIAMANAQSGGPAGVIRDRQANYKQIAAAVRTISQQVRADQPSIEQIRQATAIVADRAPRVSGWFPRGTGPEAGVPTRALPVIWQNPDDFHSKAVDFVVAARALNDAAQRGDIAAVRAGFPRLGAACGACHDTYRAPEQH comes from the coding sequence ATGCGGCATCTGATTTTGTGCGCCTTTGGCATCGTCGGCGTCATCGCCATGGCCAATGCCCAGAGCGGCGGTCCGGCCGGCGTGATCCGCGACCGGCAGGCCAATTACAAGCAGATCGCCGCCGCGGTGCGGACCATCAGCCAGCAGGTGCGGGCCGACCAGCCGTCGATCGAGCAGATCCGCCAGGCGACCGCGATCGTCGCCGATCGTGCGCCCCGTGTCAGCGGCTGGTTTCCCCGGGGCACCGGGCCGGAGGCCGGCGTGCCGACCCGCGCGCTTCCGGTGATCTGGCAGAATCCGGACGATTTCCATTCCAAGGCCGTCGATTTCGTCGTCGCCGCGCGGGCGCTGAACGATGCCGCGCAGCGGGGCGACATCGCCGCCGTTCGTGCCGGCTTCCCGCGGCTCGGCGCCGCGTGCGGCGCGTGCCACGACACCTATCGCGCGCCCGAGCAGCATTGA
- a CDS encoding penicillin acylase family protein — protein MRLATGVILAFALSTAAVPASAARLSAADRAARVTITRDDWGIAHVRGHSDADAVFGAIYAQAEDDFPRIEANLLTALGRSAEAEGEGALPADLRQRLWIDPAQLQRDYRRSPAWLRTLMDAWADGLNHYLATHPDVHPKVLTRFEPWMMLSFTEGSIGGDIERAELGPLGAFYGVPARPALASAAPPDLEPRGSNGIAIAPRLTRDGHALLLINPHTSFFFRSELGMESDEGLHAYGASTWGQFFLYQGFNEHLGWMHTSSGVDSVDEFAETIVRRGGRIFYRYGRQLRPVTTVPITLRVRGPDGRLATRTFTTYRTHHGPIVRADGDRWIAMALMNRPIEALEQSWLRTKATSFAEYMRVAALRANSSNDTIYADADGHVAYLHPQFVPVRDNRFDYRGTVDGSDPATDWRGLTPLARLPQVRDPRGGWLYNSNDAPWRAAGADSPAAADFPRYMDQAGFSARTDHATTLLGAARDLDIEGLRRIAFDSWMPFFAAEVPKLRAAWSALSDRDPRRARLAGPVALLAQGWDYRWSAESRPTALANYWGEELWSRALAARPPHGNMWEAMAALPHEDRIAALDRAVARMEREWGSWRVAWGEVNRFQRNDAAIVQTFDDSKPSIAVPFVSSRWGSLASFGAHAWPGTRRWYGTNGNSFVAIVEFGPRVRAVAVTAGGESGHPGDPHFNDEAARYASGNLRPVYFYDGDLEGHVERRYHPGETGEVSCAPGACRAGALR, from the coding sequence GTGAGGCTCGCAACCGGCGTCATCCTCGCGTTCGCCCTGTCGACGGCGGCCGTCCCGGCCTCCGCCGCGCGGCTCTCCGCCGCCGATCGCGCCGCGCGGGTCACGATCACCCGCGACGATTGGGGTATCGCCCATGTCCGCGGGCATAGCGATGCCGATGCGGTGTTCGGCGCGATCTACGCCCAGGCCGAGGACGATTTCCCCCGCATCGAGGCGAACCTCCTCACCGCTTTGGGGCGCAGCGCCGAGGCGGAGGGCGAAGGCGCCCTGCCGGCCGATCTGCGCCAGCGGCTGTGGATCGATCCGGCGCAGCTTCAGCGCGATTATCGCCGCAGCCCGGCCTGGCTCAGGACCCTGATGGACGCCTGGGCCGATGGCCTGAACCACTATCTCGCCACCCATCCTGACGTTCATCCGAAGGTCCTGACCCGGTTCGAGCCGTGGATGATGCTGTCCTTCACCGAAGGCAGTATCGGCGGCGATATCGAGCGCGCGGAGCTGGGGCCGCTCGGCGCGTTCTACGGGGTGCCCGCGCGCCCCGCCCTCGCTTCCGCCGCGCCGCCGGACCTCGAGCCGCGCGGCTCGAACGGCATCGCGATCGCGCCGCGGCTCACCCGCGACGGCCACGCATTGCTCCTCATCAACCCGCACACTTCCTTCTTCTTCCGCTCCGAACTGGGGATGGAGAGCGACGAGGGGCTGCACGCTTATGGCGCCTCCACCTGGGGGCAGTTCTTCCTCTACCAGGGCTTCAACGAACATCTGGGGTGGATGCACACGTCGAGCGGCGTCGATTCGGTCGACGAGTTCGCCGAAACCATCGTGCGACGCGGCGGCCGCATCTTCTATCGCTACGGTCGCCAGCTGCGCCCGGTGACGACCGTGCCGATCACGCTGCGCGTGCGTGGGCCGGACGGACGCCTCGCCACCCGTACCTTCACCACCTATCGCACCCATCACGGCCCCATCGTCCGCGCCGACGGCGACAGGTGGATCGCGATGGCGCTGATGAACCGGCCGATCGAGGCGCTGGAGCAGAGCTGGCTGCGCACCAAGGCGACCAGCTTCGCCGAATATATGCGGGTCGCCGCGCTTCGGGCCAATTCGTCGAACGACACCATCTATGCCGACGCCGACGGCCATGTCGCCTATCTCCACCCGCAATTCGTGCCGGTGCGCGACAACCGCTTCGATTATCGCGGCACCGTCGACGGCAGCGATCCGGCGACCGACTGGCGCGGGCTGACGCCGCTGGCGCGGCTGCCGCAGGTCCGCGACCCGCGTGGCGGCTGGCTCTACAATTCCAACGACGCGCCATGGCGCGCGGCGGGCGCGGACAGCCCGGCTGCCGCCGATTTCCCGCGCTACATGGATCAGGCCGGGTTCAGCGCGCGGACCGACCATGCGACCACCCTGCTCGGCGCGGCCCGCGACCTCGACATCGAGGGGCTGCGGCGGATCGCCTTCGACAGCTGGATGCCCTTTTTCGCGGCCGAGGTGCCGAAGCTTCGCGCCGCCTGGTCGGCCCTCTCCGATCGCGACCCGCGCCGGGCCCGACTCGCCGGGCCGGTCGCCTTGCTCGCCCAGGGCTGGGATTATCGCTGGTCCGCCGAATCCCGGCCGACCGCGCTCGCCAATTATTGGGGCGAGGAATTGTGGAGCCGGGCCCTCGCCGCGCGCCCGCCCCACGGCAATATGTGGGAGGCGATGGCGGCATTGCCGCACGAAGACCGGATCGCGGCGCTCGACCGCGCGGTGGCGCGCATGGAGCGCGAATGGGGAAGCTGGCGCGTCGCCTGGGGCGAGGTGAACCGCTTCCAGCGCAACGACGCGGCGATCGTCCAGACGTTCGACGATTCGAAGCCCAGCATCGCGGTGCCGTTCGTCTCCTCGCGCTGGGGCTCGCTCGCCTCCTTCGGCGCCCATGCCTGGCCCGGCACGCGGCGCTGGTACGGGACGAACGGCAACAGCTTCGTCGCGATCGTCGAGTTCGGCCCGCGCGTCCGCGCCGTCGCGGTCACCGCCGGCGGCGAGAGCGGCCATCCCGGCGATCCGCACTTCAACGACGAGGCGGCGCGCTACGCGTCAGGCAATCTGCGGCCGGTCTATTTCTACGATGGCGACCTCGAAGGTCATGTCGAGCGGCGTTACCATCCCGGCGAAACCGGCGAGGTATCGTGCGCGCCGGGCGCTTGCCGGGCGGGCGCTTTACGTTAA
- the ligD gene encoding DNA ligase D, translating to MAKRADPLATYNRKRDFAKTAEPAGKVARKRAKSLIFMVQKHDATRLHFDFRLELQGTLKSWAVTRGPSLDPADNRLSVRTEDHPMSYATFEGTIPKGEYGGGTVMLWDRGTWEPLPGKDPVKTLAEGHLHFTLHGERMKGEWVMFRLKPRAKEKNENWILKKVDDDYAGSSTGLTDTFLTSVATGRTMNEIAEGKKAPARRAPRAKAADAKLPRFREPQKATLVDHVPAGAGWIHEMKYDGYRCLLAIADGKARIYTRSGLDWTDRFPEIAAAARALPVRSALLDGEIVAVDDKGNTDFGALQQAIGEGGRGLALFLFDALEIDGEDLAKRPTVERKARLAALLDTPRPPLLYADHIVGKGEQLFEAMCRAGQEGIVSKKADAAYRSGRTKAWLKIKCTNRQEFVIVGWTESDKAGRGFRALLLAVNEGGTLRYAGKVGTGFSNADQEALLERFRRIEAKSPTVAAPRSETRGAHWVKPDLVAEIAFGSITSDGILRHASFLGLRGDKPAEEVVAERPQPLADEAPDDDIRISNPQRMLFPEVKVTKGDLAAYYRAIGPAMLPWVAERPVSLVRCPQGRAKKCFFQKHDSGSFGDHVRHVPIAEKDGHKEDYLYVEDTAGVIACVQMGTIEFHGWGSRVADVEKADRIVFDLDPDEGLDFTAVRKAARDLRRQLADMGLTTFAMLTGGKGVHVIAPLTPKAEWPEVKDFCRRFALALAEAEPGRFTANLMKAQRKGRIFIDYLRNQRGATAIVPYSVRARDGAPVAAPINWDELDDYESGHAFSVRDVEKLLDRAGARGLKGWGVAEQVLPDL from the coding sequence ATGGCCAAGCGCGCCGATCCACTCGCGACCTACAATCGCAAGCGCGATTTCGCGAAGACCGCCGAGCCGGCCGGAAAGGTCGCCCGCAAGCGCGCCAAATCGCTCATCTTCATGGTCCAGAAGCATGACGCGACCCGGCTCCATTTCGATTTCCGGCTGGAGCTTCAGGGAACGCTCAAAAGCTGGGCGGTGACTCGCGGGCCGAGCCTCGATCCGGCCGACAACCGCCTGTCGGTCCGCACCGAGGATCATCCGATGTCCTATGCGACCTTCGAGGGCACGATCCCCAAGGGCGAATATGGCGGCGGCACGGTAATGCTGTGGGACCGCGGGACCTGGGAGCCGCTGCCCGGCAAGGATCCGGTGAAGACGCTGGCCGAGGGCCATCTCCATTTCACCCTCCACGGCGAGCGGATGAAGGGCGAATGGGTGATGTTCCGCCTGAAGCCGCGGGCCAAGGAGAAGAACGAGAACTGGATCCTGAAGAAGGTGGACGACGATTATGCCGGCAGCTCGACCGGGCTCACCGATACCTTCCTCACCTCGGTCGCGACCGGGCGCACGATGAACGAGATCGCCGAGGGAAAGAAAGCGCCGGCGCGGCGCGCGCCCAGGGCGAAGGCCGCGGACGCGAAACTCCCCCGCTTCCGCGAGCCGCAGAAGGCGACTTTGGTCGATCACGTGCCTGCCGGCGCCGGCTGGATCCACGAGATGAAATATGACGGCTATCGCTGCCTGCTCGCGATCGCCGACGGCAAGGCGCGCATCTATACGCGCAGCGGGCTCGACTGGACCGACAGGTTCCCCGAGATCGCCGCGGCGGCGCGCGCGCTGCCGGTCCGCTCGGCGCTCCTCGACGGCGAGATCGTCGCGGTCGACGACAAGGGCAACACCGATTTCGGCGCGCTCCAGCAGGCGATCGGCGAGGGCGGGCGCGGCCTTGCACTGTTCCTGTTCGACGCGCTCGAGATCGACGGCGAGGACCTCGCGAAGCGCCCCACGGTCGAGCGCAAGGCGCGGCTCGCCGCCCTGCTCGACACCCCCCGCCCCCCGCTCCTCTATGCCGACCATATCGTCGGCAAAGGCGAGCAATTGTTTGAGGCGATGTGCAGGGCCGGCCAGGAAGGGATCGTCTCGAAGAAGGCGGACGCCGCCTATCGCTCGGGCCGGACGAAGGCCTGGCTCAAGATCAAATGCACCAACCGGCAGGAATTCGTCATCGTCGGCTGGACCGAGAGCGACAAGGCCGGTCGCGGCTTTCGCGCGCTGCTGCTCGCGGTGAACGAAGGCGGGACGCTGCGTTATGCGGGCAAGGTCGGCACCGGCTTTTCAAATGCCGACCAGGAGGCGCTGCTGGAGCGCTTCCGCCGGATCGAGGCGAAGTCGCCCACGGTCGCGGCGCCGAGATCGGAAACGCGCGGCGCGCACTGGGTGAAGCCCGATCTGGTCGCCGAGATCGCCTTCGGATCGATCACCAGCGACGGCATCCTTCGCCATGCGAGCTTCCTTGGCCTGCGCGGCGACAAGCCGGCCGAAGAGGTCGTGGCCGAACGCCCGCAGCCACTGGCCGACGAGGCGCCGGACGACGACATCAGGATCAGCAATCCCCAGCGGATGCTCTTCCCGGAGGTGAAGGTCACCAAGGGCGATCTCGCCGCTTATTATCGCGCGATCGGCCCGGCCATGCTCCCCTGGGTGGCCGAGCGGCCGGTGAGCCTGGTCCGCTGCCCACAGGGGCGCGCGAAGAAATGCTTCTTCCAGAAGCATGACAGCGGCAGCTTCGGCGATCATGTCCGCCACGTCCCGATCGCCGAGAAGGACGGGCACAAGGAGGATTATCTCTACGTCGAGGATACGGCCGGGGTGATCGCCTGCGTCCAGATGGGCACGATCGAGTTTCACGGCTGGGGATCGCGCGTCGCCGATGTCGAGAAAGCGGATCGGATCGTCTTCGATCTCGACCCCGACGAAGGGCTCGATTTCACCGCCGTCCGCAAGGCCGCGCGCGACCTGCGCCGCCAGCTCGCCGACATGGGGCTCACCACCTTCGCGATGCTGACGGGCGGCAAGGGCGTCCACGTCATCGCGCCGCTGACGCCGAAGGCCGAATGGCCCGAGGTGAAGGATTTCTGCCGCCGCTTCGCGCTCGCGCTGGCCGAGGCGGAGCCCGGTCGCTTCACAGCCAACCTGATGAAGGCGCAGCGCAAGGGCCGCATCTTCATCGATTATCTGCGCAACCAGCGCGGCGCGACGGCGATCGTCCCTTATTCGGTCCGCGCCCGCGACGGCGCCCCGGTCGCCGCCCCGATCAACTGGGACGAGCTCGACGACTACGAAAGCGGCCACGCCTTTTCGGTGCGCGATGTCGAAAAGCTGCTCGATCGCGCCGGCGCGCGCGGCCTCAAGGGCTGGGGCGTCGCCGAGCAGGTCCTGCCGGACCTCTAG
- a CDS encoding Ku protein has product MAARAYWKGQIRLALVSIPVEIFSATRSGATIAFNQIHEPSGKRIKYEKVVPGIGPVDADEIVKGYQYSKGHYVTFDDEELEAVKLESKKTLELTQFVDAHEIDPLYYERPYYVVPADDLAEEAFIVLREALRDTKKVALGQLAMRGREYVVSLKPCGRGILMETLRYADEVVKAQGYFRDIGDDKPDAELLDLAEALIDRKTSKFDPGKFHDRYVDALKELIEKKRKTGERIEAEEEEAPARGGSNVIDLMAALKRSIDKPGATEAPKRKATARKPAAKKAPAKKSPARKRA; this is encoded by the coding sequence ATGGCCGCACGCGCTTATTGGAAGGGGCAGATCAGGCTGGCTCTGGTCTCGATCCCGGTCGAAATCTTCTCGGCCACCCGGAGCGGCGCGACCATCGCCTTCAACCAGATCCACGAGCCCAGCGGCAAACGCATCAAATATGAAAAGGTCGTGCCCGGCATCGGGCCGGTCGATGCCGACGAGATCGTCAAGGGCTACCAATATTCGAAGGGCCATTACGTCACCTTCGACGACGAGGAGCTGGAAGCGGTCAAGCTGGAGTCGAAGAAGACGCTGGAGCTGACCCAGTTCGTCGACGCGCACGAGATCGATCCGCTTTATTATGAGCGGCCTTATTATGTCGTTCCGGCCGACGATCTCGCCGAGGAGGCGTTCATCGTGCTTCGCGAGGCGCTGCGGGACACGAAAAAGGTTGCGCTCGGCCAGCTCGCGATGCGCGGGCGCGAATATGTGGTGAGCCTGAAGCCGTGCGGGCGCGGCATATTGATGGAAACGCTCCGTTATGCCGACGAGGTCGTGAAGGCGCAGGGCTATTTTCGCGACATCGGCGACGACAAGCCCGACGCGGAGCTGCTCGACCTCGCCGAGGCGCTGATCGATCGCAAGACGAGCAAGTTCGATCCCGGCAAGTTCCACGATCGCTATGTCGATGCGCTGAAGGAGCTGATCGAGAAGAAGCGCAAGACCGGCGAGCGGATCGAGGCCGAGGAGGAAGAAGCCCCGGCGCGCGGCGGATCGAACGTGATCGACCTGATGGCCGCGCTCAAGCGCTCGATCGACAAGCCCGGCGCGACCGAGGCGCCCAAGCGCAAGGCGACGGCGCGCAAGCCAGCGGCGAAGAAAGCCCCGGCGAAGAAGAGCCCGGCGAGGAAACGGGCGTGA
- a CDS encoding toxic anion resistance protein encodes MATQTETETQTATASTLTLDPPAPLQTVAPEQAAGLVPLKDDQKSALDERVEKFVDELVALDANSPDFGKKVDQLTTMGRKEIAEAAGASNRFLDRPVKAIDSETGIGADLTKLRRTVEDLDPGRNGAAGKPRKFLGIIPVGNRLTTYFRKYQSAQTHISSILASLASGKDELLMDNAAIDVERANLWKTMGKLEQMIHISKALDQKLEDKANELDATDPAKAKAIRETALFYTRQRTTDLLTQMAVTVQGYLALDLVKKNNVELVKGVDRASTTTVAALRTAVTVAQALTNQRLVLEQVTALNTTTATMIDRTGELLKSQTGEIHKQAASATIPLETLQRAFQNIYDTMDSIDKFKIEALGNMKQTVDTLGREVEKSRGYIARAEGVAQNQLSGPSESPLTALEG; translated from the coding sequence ATGGCGACCCAGACCGAAACCGAGACCCAGACCGCGACGGCGTCGACGCTGACGCTCGATCCGCCAGCGCCGCTCCAGACCGTCGCGCCGGAGCAGGCCGCCGGGCTGGTGCCGCTCAAGGACGATCAGAAGAGCGCGCTCGACGAGCGGGTGGAGAAGTTCGTCGACGAGCTGGTGGCGCTGGACGCCAACTCGCCCGATTTCGGCAAGAAGGTCGATCAGCTGACGACCATGGGCCGCAAGGAGATCGCGGAGGCGGCCGGCGCGTCCAACCGTTTCCTCGATCGGCCGGTCAAGGCGATCGACAGCGAGACCGGCATCGGCGCGGACCTCACCAAATTGCGGCGCACGGTCGAGGATCTCGATCCCGGCCGCAACGGCGCCGCGGGCAAGCCGAGGAAGTTCCTCGGCATCATCCCGGTCGGCAACCGCCTCACGACCTATTTCCGCAAATATCAGTCGGCGCAGACCCACATCTCGTCGATCCTCGCCAGCCTCGCCTCCGGCAAGGACGAGCTGTTGATGGACAATGCCGCCATCGACGTCGAGCGCGCCAATCTGTGGAAGACGATGGGCAAGCTTGAGCAGATGATCCACATCTCCAAGGCGCTCGATCAGAAGCTGGAGGACAAGGCGAACGAGCTCGACGCGACCGATCCGGCCAAGGCCAAGGCGATCCGCGAGACCGCGCTCTTCTACACCCGCCAGCGCACCACCGACCTTCTGACCCAGATGGCCGTGACGGTGCAGGGCTATCTCGCGCTCGATCTGGTCAAGAAGAACAATGTCGAGCTGGTGAAGGGCGTCGATCGCGCCTCCACGACCACGGTCGCGGCGCTGCGCACGGCGGTGACGGTCGCCCAGGCGCTGACCAACCAGAGGCTGGTGCTCGAACAGGTCACCGCGCTCAATACGACCACCGCGACGATGATCGATCGCACCGGCGAATTGCTCAAGAGCCAGACCGGCGAGATCCACAAGCAGGCCGCGTCGGCGACGATCCCCCTGGAAACGCTGCAGCGCGCCTTCCAGAACATCTACGACACGATGGATTCGATCGACAAGTTCAAGATCGAGGCGCTCGGCAACATGAAGCAGACCGTCGACACGCTCGGCCGCGAGGTCGAGAAGAGCCGCGGCTATATCGCCCGTGCCGAGGGCGTCGCTCAGAACCAGCTGAGCGGGCCTTCGGAATCGCCGCTGACCGCGCTCGAGGGCTGA
- a CDS encoding cytochrome b/b6 domain-containing protein, giving the protein MSDEGGAVARVRVWDLPTRLFHWLLVVLIGVMWWSAEYHRMDIHLLVGPIVLGLLLFRLVWGVIGGSTARFANFIRGPRAAMSYLNGRAAHVLGHNPIGGWSVAIMLLLLCTQVGLGLFASDEDGFAAGPLSKYVTYGSARKLAHNHHLLFNVLLVFMALHVAAILFYALVKRNNLVGPMLHGRREAPAGAAGLVPASPARFLIAAAIAIGVTLLLTRWL; this is encoded by the coding sequence TTGAGCGACGAAGGCGGAGCCGTCGCGCGGGTGCGCGTTTGGGACCTGCCGACCCGGCTGTTCCACTGGCTGCTGGTGGTGCTCATCGGCGTGATGTGGTGGAGCGCCGAATATCACCGCATGGATATCCACCTGCTGGTCGGGCCGATCGTGCTCGGCCTGCTGCTGTTCCGCCTGGTCTGGGGCGTGATCGGCGGATCGACCGCGCGCTTCGCCAATTTCATCAGGGGCCCGCGCGCCGCGATGAGCTATCTGAACGGCCGCGCGGCGCACGTGCTCGGCCACAATCCAATCGGCGGCTGGAGCGTTGCGATCATGCTCCTGCTGCTGTGCACGCAGGTCGGGCTCGGCCTGTTCGCGAGCGACGAGGACGGGTTTGCCGCGGGGCCGCTATCAAAATACGTGACCTATGGCAGCGCGCGAAAGCTGGCGCATAACCATCACCTTCTGTTCAATGTTCTACTCGTCTTCATGGCGCTGCATGTCGCCGCGATTCTGTTCTACGCGCTGGTGAAGCGAAACAATCTGGTCGGGCCTATGCTGCACGGCCGGCGCGAGGCCCCTGCGGGCGCCGCCGGACTCGTGCCTGCCTCTCCGGCGCGGTTCCTGATTGCCGCGGCGATCGCGATTGGCGTCACCCTGCTGCTGACCCGCTGGCTCTAG